Sequence from the Ostrea edulis chromosome 8, xbOstEdul1.1, whole genome shotgun sequence genome:
CTCAAGTGCAATGacacataacaatatacatgtactttgaactaACCACAACACTATTCTAGGTATAGATCATAtgtcattttaagaattttcatgaaaagagaatttcttttgtattgataactgtccactaccttgtgtgtgtcgaagctttgataagtataagatgactttacaatgtggaatctgtaacaacttaataatcctaaacatttgacaattttgaatcaaaattcttcctaaGGTACAGAGTTTAAGAagctttttttgtttacagtgtgttgtttcaagtacaaggatgaaatattttcacttagaaattcaatttttatgctttaaaaatatatttgatagaagatttgaaatagttatatcaaGCAATTTCAATTAGCTTTAAAAAGCTATATAGCTTGATTAGCATATTTATAAAGCTAATTAtactagagattgtgctggaccaGTCTATGAGCAcataattgaaattatgttgctgaaaggaataatattaccttaatcatgatcagatatatattttgttcagtgatataaatatgagcagtaatcacaaatacctactggattgtgaaaagtcaataaaatgactACAACAATAAATAGTCATGCTAAGAATTCTTCCAATTACATGAGTATATCAGTGgaagtcaaactccaaagacTTAATTTGTAACACAAGTATTagtttaaataattattttcaaattatacaGCATATTGACTATACCCAAGTAGATAATTTTATCCTCACCCACATATGGCTATATCATTGCACTTAGAAACCCAGTCTAATTCAATCTAAActagctttaaataataaagccatttcaaatacctataatattatagctaatctattacttttcactgtgtattgtcattatctaaattttatatcaataattatcaggtccagtccaaagactctttctacctatgtagctacttatagctacctaggtatttaaacctactccaggtagctatttttacctacgttttcctttacttgcatttcgtggccaaacgcaggaacggcgcaacatggcgtgtaccaaatttcttgattcactaaTACTGacaatgaataccacaaaaatattggacaaaaaatgattactttcaaatttgcatcaataactgcaCCCACTTCCATTCTCTAGGAACTTAGGATCAAAGATACatgataagaagtctagaatgttttacaaatctttattaattttaaagttaacattcatgcactcttacattaaaagtttttgagttgatttttcatgcaatttcctctacattttccaccctcgtaaagtatttaaatttacactccgaattttgtcatgcacatgcacaacatgatacataaaacgactgacctgtttaaaagatgtgccttaattattatttatatctttaaaaacatgtaaaagtagctactttaagtagctttaaatacctaggtagctattaatagctacgtaggtagaaatagtctttggaatgGACCTggttatatatgttacatgtttatgcccattttggccctgatttggtaacgtaaattctatttcacataGGCCCTAGACTGTACTGGACCCGAGTGGACCTAATGCCTGCTTTATGAAGCAgtgcacattgtgttttgtatatatataaaatgtcgtcataattttcattttacctgtTTGACAGGTTTCAGTGAGTCTAATACGTTCTTTTCCTTTACCCCTCCGGTTACTAGACAGCTGGGCCTTGTGTGAGTTACACGACATGCATCGTCTTCTTCTGTTCTTGACGAAGTCTTTCGTTGTATTTCGTAGATCAATAGTAGCTTATCAAACgctcataaacaaatatgtaccgcatacaccccaaactattaaatgtgtatttcaatttcatgatgatcGACAAAATTAACCCTAGGCCTAATACACGAAGTGTCGACTGTTGGTAAACAgcgataaaccggaagtaaccctgtggaacatttttgacgcggcgtgactaaacacagaataaacactgtgttccggagtaactcgaaacacggctattccagatcaaaattttctggatacTCCTAAACTCTGCTCATTTCCAACAGGAAAGGGTTGAAGCCCATAGACGGCTCTTCTAATGGTTccatcaattttggatatcgaCCTCGACAGTGTATACTTGCAATACGGTGTATGATGTACACTATGGTCACTATCGGGGCCTGGTACACTATAGCAGTTTGAAGTATGGCAATTCTGacatgcaattttttctgcaattcgaatttcatttacagaagacaggaatattctacatgaagactgtaaaactaatgtcaacaatgttactaagcttatcatgttcaaaacctaaacgcatagacgtttaggattgtgtttagacgtttaggaatgtgtttagcaagtgtttagcatgttattttgtgtttagatactgtatatttgcatagctaaacatgttctcagtctgaacatgtttagggtagaacatgtttattacacttcgcgtttaggatataagcacaatcctaaacacgtttagacctaaacacgtttaaaaagtgttccaaacctaaacattgtttttagagTGTAGGGTGAAATCAACATGGATTGTCTTATTAAGGTTAAAATCAACAGTCCATTGTTTACAGTTGTTATGTCTCGTTTTGAAATCAGATATCAAGGATTGGGCTGGACCAATTTTGTCATTGTCTTCCATAACAAATAATGATGTATCGCCCTAAAAAAGTGATATAGGTAAGCTTTGTTGTGTCATCAATATCAATCAGATTAGAACCAGATCTTTGATCTGCTCCAACATTCTGATTTCGCTAATACAAAAAATATTGGAATGGAACAAAGATCTAGTTTTAATCAGATTATCATTCATGTATAACATAAATAGTAAGTGTTCTAATACCGAACCTTGCAGAACTTCTACATCATTACATTTAACAGTTGATAGTTCGCCAGGAAGATCAAGTTTTGGGTTTTCTCATTACTACAATCTCCAATCCATCCATAAATACACCGCTGCTTTAACGCAATCAGATGTAATTTAAGCTTGGGTCGCACTCTATCAAAGACTTTGGAGATATCACAAAACACACATCTAGTGTTTTCGCCGTTATATAGGTCTGACACgtacatgtttgtttttacttGATAAATTTCATAGCTGAATCATAAAGTAACAATAAAAAGGTTATTTTGTTTATCGTATCTTAGATACCATTGATAGTAACTCATTCATGCAGTGAAACTCTTAAATCAAGTGCACATTAATTAATCTGAGTAATTGTGAAATAACATCAGAGGATTTGAAAAATATGGAGACTACATTCATTCCTTAATCTGAAGAACAATATATCTCattgtcgatttttttttttacatctttgaTCGTTTGTGAGAAGCATCTAGAATTTGTCTTCAATTATCTACATCCAACAAATGCTATCTCGGCCGTTATTTCTAcataaacaaaagaaattctgTATCAAATTTCCAACAAAAAGGTTACATGGTATATAAATATTAACATGTCAGTGGTGATATTTGCAATGCTAAAATGTTTAGGTCATTTTGTTAATAATCGGCAGACATGACTTCGGCAGCTAATCCAAGCTTTGATGTTCATGCTAATGACACGCGTATCATGCTTCACATCTTTGAAACACAATGCACAACTGTTGTTGTACCAGTGTTTGTATTTCGCAACATGCAAATACTAATTATTggaaaattatcattttgtaTGGCGGAAAGTATTatgattttatcaaagtttagaaacaaattaatgtatatGCATATATCTACAAGCGAAAACGAAAACGACAATCACGATGTTAATGTTTATAACATTTTATCCTGTATAGTCATGCCGACTGGCATTTCCGCCAATTTTTTGTAGGAAGGAGTTCATTACTTTAGTGAACAATTATGACTAGTAAATGATTGTTATATGTAGATTCTTGGTTATATAAAAATTCggaatgaaaaagaaatatatgtcCATGGAGTGACAAATTATTTCAAGCTACTGTACAACAGGAAATTGTTTCCAGCTACTGAAAAAAACGGTTTCCATTAAGTAATAAATTAGTTCAAGCATCTGTAAAATAGAGGGGGGAAAAGGAATTATAcaaaggagagaaaaaatgatTATCAAAGTAACATAACTTCTGTCCTTGTGGGTTTCTccattttttcattttgacttttttcttttagattcacaaatacaatttataagcattttttcatatttgttcTTGCATGGgtgttgatatttgtttttcgtcaaggtaaaaaaaaaatagataacgAATTCGGGCTAAAAATGACCGATGACTTGCATGCGTTATGAAGCATATACGTCACATGCATAAATGTGGCAAACGAATGATGTACACGTACATCGGAGCCATAAACTTGAACTACGGTCAAGGATACAAATGAAAAGCTGTTTTaatattagataaaaatataCTCACATCATGTATTTCCATTTTGTTAACGAGGCATCATTAACATTTATTTCCTGATATTTATGTGGAAGGACTGTTTTACACGGTGTAAATCTTTATGAAgaaatgtgtaaatttcaactgACCTTTACAATATCATGAGCATTTTGCTATTAATAGGCTTCAGATAGATTAGCGATCCAAGCACATTTACCCCTTCTGGAATTGTACCTTTGTCCCTCAGGGCGAAGTTAGGTCACGATAAgagatttaaaattttgtaaaatgctAAAAATGTTGCATCCTGAAGCTTAAAGCCATACCAACATAAAAGCCTCGGATATCATACATTTCACAATTGTAATAAAATAACCAACACAGCGTAATAACACTATTGGAatatacaaaacattgaaagataaattaattttaacataaaaaaagaTCAAATCTTTTGAAGTTTTGTTCGATGGGAGAACTAAACGacttttttcagaaatgaaCAGTTCATACGATGCAATAAGCCTTTCTTTAATAAACcatagggatccgggttataacaggtcctcagtaccccttgcttgtcgtaagaggcgactaaatagggcgaaccgcaaaaaccgaggttccatTTCACAGCAGGTAttacacgataaagacccctccctcctcaaaggccgtaagcgccgagcatgcgcctctattttgcagcccttcaccggcaatggtgatgtctccgtATGAGAGAAAAAATTTCGACCGGAATGTTAAAGAATAGAaaatcaaccaaccaacctttCATTAATGATTGACTGTAATTATTAATCTGTTCGTCTTTTTTAGCTGAATCTTTGAATAGGAGAGTATCTAAAGACGTGCTGctgtacatgtgttatattgTAGAAGTTTTGCCCTTTGTGTAATATATAGGCAACTTTTGTGGAAACCTTACGTGTTTTCTATATTCCggaacaatgaaaacaaaaaaaaaaccaaaaaaaaaactttgcaGGTGAATGAACTCGCTATAATCACTGTAAGTACATTGTCATGTATCTATCTTACGAGATCTATGCTACATATTAATGTAGGGAAATGTCTATTTCACAACTGTCTATATCTCGGATcaattgtaaatatttgttttgataaatttattattttgtagatgaaaaatatacaatgtagtttGTGCACCATTTTCCTATTACGAGACTTTGTAATCTAAGAATAGTACAAAGAGAGGCCATCTTTGTTTGATACATGAAATTTGAAGCTAATGAACAGCAATCAATGAAAAGGTCacgataacaaacagtgatcaatctcataactcttatgaggaagttgggcaaacacggacccctggatatacctgaggcgggatcaggtgtccaggaggatcaatcatcccctgtcgaccagttacacccgccgtgagccctatacatgtaccattaattTTAAACAACATGAACCCAGTGATATGGATGACACAATGCTAACTTACTTCGATTACGAATACTACactgtttacatttcaaatAGTGAACAGGGTCGACACAATGAATGGGCGATGAAAGGACTTCTTacttaaaatgaaacaacagggGTAAATACTTACTAGTGGTGTAAGGTACTTGAGAAGATCATTTAAGTAAGACTGCATTTATCTTCTGAACTTCGCGATCGCTTTCAGTACACAAACTGTCACTATACAACATATAATCGCTGTTTTCTTACATTACGTacagatgtaaaacttatacggtaccaattttgatgcaccagatgcgcatttcgacaaattatgtctcttcagtgatgttcaaccgaaatgtttgaaatccgaaataactatgaagttttagagctattataggcaaaaacagtgtgccaaaaaagtggagtcaaattcgtttaaggataagagctatcagggccgtaaattacatggaggcggaggaggcagctgcctcctccaacttttgagccaaaaaaaattaaaatttaaagttcattagaatttatgttgtttccaataactaagaacatgatacctcccttaaaaagcattccaaatctttcttttagaatgagttagtcaagtaacatcttagaaggccctagaatcaaggattttgcacgaaacgtgttcagtgtgcacaaaatgtgctcagcgtctgggggcctgggcgacccccagacccccgcctaatttcctgcctcctctaaattgaaggttaatttacggccctggctatgcgtgagggagataatccttaattttgaaatgaatttctaaatttcataacagcaattttaaatatacatccgtattttcaaactagtaacgaTATATCGAGTCTTCCATACTACCGTTGCTAATCTTTGCAGATATTTAACAAGTTAAAGATTATAAAAGTAAAGACAATGCCCGATAACGTTATATTTTTTCTCTGGATTCCATACCCTTAAGACGTTTAGTAGGACCAATAACCAAGAATGAATTTTGGCTGTGTTGTTTTGGGTTTATTGTTCATTGAAGCTGTACATTCCCTTAACCTGACGTCCGTAGATCAGCACTCTGAACTCGCCAATCTGAAACAGGAAGTCAGTAATCTGAGGCTTGCCATGGCGGCGTTGAATTCTACATTTAATTCCGAGTTGTTGAGATGCAAGTATTTTTGACTAGCTCAGTAGTATAGATGTAAAGTGTGAATTTTCTAACCATATAGTTTTACCCTCTTTctgttaattatattttatttgcgAGAATATTGATTACATGATATGTAATTTCGAGAGACTAGCCATTTCTCACGAATAAAATCTTGCACATAGAAAATTTAAGCAATAGACATATCAGTATATCCCTGCAATcgcgaaaaaaaaaatgatctttctatttatttattcatatctttttttttattgggtCTATGCTTAGAGTGATTGCGTCGTGGTCGGGAAGTTGTAGGTTCGAGTCCTGCTCGTGCCTAGGCCGCGTCCGGCTTAAGATATGAATCTAGGTAGTGAccgctccttcgccaaacactcggtaTTCAGAAGTGAGGGTCTTTCGGAAGAGACGCGGAATCGTTGGCACTATAGAGAACCCCTAGCTATCACGGACCTGTCACTTCACCGACAGCTTGTGAAGGGTTCTCAAAgggcaataaaaaatagatctAAATAATTAGCAATAGTACACGTATAATGTGGAAATTCAAgcatttgcatttttgtttttgcAAAGGTTTTACAATGAATATGGCTTTTGTACATTGAAACATCATATACTTTTTTTCACGAAATCTACGAAAAATTGAGCCCCATGAAATTTAATGTTTCCGCAATAATGTATCTTCCTTAGTTTTGATGCATTGTTGTATTTTTCATTTAGTGAACAATGCATTAGCTACCAGGCCACGTATAGCCTTTACAGCGTGCCTAGGAACAGCCCCAAAAGTTTTAGGATTACATCAATCTATTGAATTTGATCATGTGATTCTCAATGAAGGCGGAGCTTACGACCCACGGCACGGAGTATTTCAGGCACCTGTTAGCGGAGTGTATCAATTCATTTTGACATTTGTCAAT
This genomic interval carries:
- the LOC125662650 gene encoding cerebellin-3-like; this encodes MNFGCVVLGLLFIEAVHSLNLTSVDQHSELANLKQEVSNLRLAMAALNSTFNSELLRLNNALATRPRIAFTACLGTAPKVLGLHQSIEFDHVILNEGGAYDPRHGVFQAPVSGVYQFILTFVNDAQHGAFIEIVKEGVQLAYSYSDDGNYHSSIVQVNIKVDAGQDVWCRNAYPSSPNLSYLNGDGKYSCFSGHIIS